The Calditrichota bacterium genome includes the window TGGAACTCGGCGAAGGGGATCTCTTCGTTCACGTAAAAGTCCGGCTGCAGGCTCAGCTCCGGGTTCAGGCTGAACTGTCGCCAGTCCACCGTGTCGCTGACAATCCCCCGCGCGATCGCATACTCCCACAGCGCTGTGCCCGGGAGCGGCGTGGTTACCGACACTTGGCAGAAGTTTTGTGGGTGCGCGTCGAGAATCTCTTTGATGAGATCTTGCGTCAAGCGAATGTCCTCGCGCGTCTCATTGGGCGCGCCAAGCATGAAGCAGCAGTAGCAACCAATGCCGTGCCGATTAGCAATAGCCACCGCTTCCCGATTCTGGGCCACCGTGACGTCGCCGCCTTTCAGATAGGCGAGCACCCTGTCCGACCCTGATTCCAGCCCAAGCGAGATTTTCACCACCCCCATCTCGCGCAGCAAGGCCATCAGCCGGTCGTTGACCAGGTTGGCGCGCAAGTCGGCGAAGAAGCGCACCTTGCCCAGAACGCCCCGTTTGTCGAGGCCGGCGATTATGCGCTGCACGCGCGTGGGGTTGGCAGTGAAAAGGTCGTCCGCAATGTAGATCCCCTGCACACCATAGCGCTTGACCAACAGTTCCACCTCGTCGGCGACCCGCTCGGCGGAATGAAAGCGGGGCCGCCCCCACTTGGCCGACACATGGCAGTAGATGCATTTGAATGGACAGCCGCGCGAAGTCAGCATCGTCGTGCCCCGCAGGTACTCATTGTTCATGAGGATGGGGCTTGGCTTCAGAAAGCGCTCGATGTGCAGCGCCTCGCGGTCCGGCATGGGGATCGAGTCGAGAGGGAAAATCGGGGCGCGCGGTGCCGTTACGTGCACCTCACCGTCGGCATGGAAGGCAATCCCCGCAATGGAGGCCAAGTCCGCCGCTGAGAGTTTACCCTTGTCCAGGTACAGGCGCATCAGCTCAAGTAGCGTCTGCTCCCCTTCGCCGATCACACCCACGTCCACGCAGGGGTCCAAACTCTGCGGCAGGGCGGTCAGGTGCGGCCCCCCCATCAGCGTCACCACGCCCAGCTCCTGCTTGACCCGCCGTACCAGACGCACGACGCTGGCATAGTTGGCAGAGTAGGCAGTGAACCCCACTACCTCTGGCCGGGCGGCGCGAATCTGCTCGAACACCCCCGCCCCGGTGTTGACTACCTCCACGTCCCCGAAGCCCAAATAGCGCTTCAGGTAAGACACGAGGTAGCCCAAACCCAGCGGGGGCTTGTTGTTGCTGATCCCCTCAACCCACTGGTTCACCAACACCAGGCGCGCCACGACCTGCGCCTCCAAAAAGGGAACGAACCTTAGCCACTTCCCGCGGGTCGAAGAAGCCAACTATCTTCAGCAGCACGGGGAACAGGACCATGAGTACAAGGTGGAACGCAAACCCCCAGGGCACATCAATCCGCGTGCCGGCAAAAAAGATGACGGCAACCACCGCGCCCAGCTTGGCGATTCTACCGAATTCATACGGCACCGGGTAGAGACGTTGCCCAATCGGGTAGAGGACAACCGCCATGACCGTGTATGCAATGACCCGGGCCCATGCAGCACCCATCATGCCCATCACAGGAATGAGCAGGAAATTGGCCGCAAGATTGGCCGCCATCCCCAAGCCGGTCGAAAGCGGCAGATAGCCGGTCTTTTTCTCAAGATAAATGCCGATCAGAAAGTTCACGTGCGCGGCATACGGGATGTAGGCAAGCATCAACACCGGGACCACCGTGGTGCACTCCCAGAACTCTTTGCCGAAAAGGGTAAAGCCCCCAATCTTGAGGCGCACCAGATGATCGATGAAAAGGGACACAAGCAGGAACACGCCCAGGCACACCACCATCAGATAAGTGAGCACCTTGGAGAAGACCTCCTTGGCGTTCTCCTCCTTGACCATGGACAGGAAGAAAGGGTGCCAGGCGAAGCTGAACGCGGAAACCAGCAGGTTCATCACAATGGCGATGCGCGCCCCTGCGCCGTAGAGGCCAGCCACGTCCACCCCGGCCAAACGCTCGAGCAGGGGCCGATCGATGGTGTCCAAAATCACCACCGAAAGCGTAGAGGGCATGTAGGGCAGACCAAAGGCCAGCAGGTCGCGGAGATCGCTGCGGGAAAACCTCCGCCCCATCCTGCTCACCACCAAAGGCATGAGTACCGCCAAGGTCAGGGCCGAGGAGAGGACATTGGCCAAGAAAATCCCCTCGACCTTCCGGCCCATCTTGGCAACAAGGAGGACATTGAGCAGGATGTTCACCAGCACGTTGAACGACTTGAAAAGCACAAAACGCCCTGACCGCTCCTCGGCCCTTAGCACAAGGAAGGGCAGTATGGCCAAGGAGTCGCAAAAGAGGATGATCGCCCCGTAGCGCACCACCGTGTCCACCGGCACTCCGGTGGCTCTTGACTCAGCACTAAAGAGCAACGTCGCCACGGGATTGGCTGCTAAATAGAGCACCAGAGAGAAGCAGAAACTGCTCGCCAGCAGGGTCAGAAAAGCGGTGGAAAAGATGCGCTTCTTGCCCGGTTCCGTCTCCTCCATGATGTAGAAACGCAAGAAGGCCGAGTTCAGTCCGTAGGTGTAGAGGATCGTGAAGATGGCAAGGTAGGTGAACATGATGGTGGTGACGCCCATCTCCTCCCGCGTCAGGAAATGCGTGTACAGGGGCAAGAGGAGAAAGGCCATAAACCTGGAGATGATATAGCCCACTCCGTAGACGGCCGAATGCTTTGCCAATCGTTTGATGCTAGCGAAGATCATGAGCTCGTCCGCCCAGTTCGTATAGTTCGGGCCGCCGGTCGGCAAGGAGGTCGTTTCTGGCGGTGAGCAGCTTGTTCCGTGCCACCCGCGGGTCGATCTCCACCACTCCCACCGTCTCCGTCGTGTCATCTGCGGCGAGGAGCACCTGGCCACGCGGATCAACGACCTGGCTGCCACCCGTGAACCTGAGGCGCACGCCGTCCCGCTCCTCTACGCCGATGCGGTTGGCGGTGATGGCATAGACCCCATTCTCCAGCGCTCTGGTGGTCATCGCCTTCTGGCAGTACGGGAGGACCAGGTTTGAGGGGTGGCAGAGTATGTCCGCCCCTTTGAGGGCAAGGGTCCTTGCCGCCTCTGGAAAGATCCAGTCGAAGCAAATCATCAGTCCGAGGCGCGCCTGGCCGATGTCGGCCACGACAAAGCCGGTATCGCCAGGGGCAAACCACAACGCCTCTTCGGCGAAAAGATGAGTCTTGCGGTACAGAGCGACAACCCCCTGGGGGCCTACGAGAACCGCTGAATTGTAAACCTTGTCCGCTGCCGCTTCCGGCACTCCCGCCACGAGGTGGCATTTCTTGCGCGCAGCCAGGGCCGCCAGCATGCGCGTGGTGGGCCCGGCAGGAACCTGCTCGGCGGCGGCAGCCACCTCCTCGTCGCTGCGAAAGAGATAGCCGGAGGAAAAGAGCTCCGGTAGGACAAAAAGGTCCGCGTCGTGTGAGGAGATGAGCGCTTCAGCGCGAGCGAGGTTTTCCTCCCGCCGGCCGAAGAGGCAATCCATCTGCACGAAGGCTACCCGCATCACCGGCCCTACACCTCCAGCGGATAGCGACCATACTTGTGCACGGTCTCCACCATCGCCGCAAAATTTTCCACCGGCACATAGTTGGGCACGGTGTTTCCGGAGCCGACGCAATAGCCGCCGCCTGGTCCGACGTCGCGGATGAGCTCCCGCGTGACCTTGCGTACCTCGTCCGGCGTGCCGCGCGCCAGCAGGTCCACGTCCACATTGCCCACCAGGCAGAGGCGGTGCCCGTAGCGTGCCTTCACCTCGCGAATGTCCATGGCTTTCGGCTCGATGGGCTGCAGGGCATTGACCCCAAGTTCGATGAGGTCATCCATCACCTCCCAGAGGCGGCCATCCGTGTGGTAGATGAACGGCATCTGCCGCTGGCGGCACAGGTCCGCGATCTTGCGCATCCAGGGGAAAAGGTAGGTACGCAGCACCCCAGGTGAACAGAGCAGTCCAGAATAGAAGGCGATGTCGTCGCTGTAAAACAGGGCCCCAACGTTGGGGATGTCTGCCATGGTAGCGAACATCCCGTACACAATGCCGCCAATGGTGTCGAAAAGTCGCGCCACCAGCTCCGGGTTCTCGACCAGCGCATAGGAAAAAGTCTCAAAGCCCATTCGCTCCCAGACCATGGTGAAGATGTCGCCATACTGGCCGATGATCTTCATGCCGTCCGGGAGTAGCTCTTGCACGATCTCGAAGTTGCGGTAATCGATCTCCTCCGGGCGCGGCCAGCGGTAGCGCTCAAACTCTTCCATGGTGGTGATGACGCCTGCACCCTCGGCACTCCAGGTGCGCTCGCGATCGCTCTGCGAGGCCGCGCTCTGCCGCAACCCCTCCTTGGGTTGGATCTTCGCCGGGTTAAAGTCCACAATGGGGGCGAGGCGAATGTAGTCATAGCCGGCCGCCACAAAAAAGTCGATCTGATCTTTGAGCGTCTCCACCTTGCGCCCTATGTAGCCGCCCATCACGCCCAAGTCGATGGCCAGCTCCAGCAGAGGCACGCGATCCGCCTGCCCGCCGAACAGCGTCGTACGCAGCCGCTCAAAGTCTGGTCCCAAGCTCTTCGTCATGACCCTCTTGCCTCTCCCGAACTCCTAACGCGCTACCGCCGCGAAGCCCCGGCGCTGCAGGTCCCAGTAGAGCAGGACCGCTGCCCCGATACTCGCCGCCACCAGGAGCAGACCAACGGTGGTGTGTCCGAGCACCAACTTGCCGATGCCAAAGAGCGCAGTGTAGACGAGCGCACAGCCGGCGAGCCAATCCAGGAAATCGCGCCAGAGCCGTTCTGCCGGGGACGGGTTGCCGAGCTTGCGCCGAATGGGACCCCATAGGGGGCCACCTGGCCTCGCCTTCTGGTAGAAGGCCACAAGCGTCTTCTCCTCCACCGGGGGCGTCAGCAGCGTCACCGTCACCCACACCACCGTCGAACAGGCCACGGTGACCAGCATCAGCACCGCAAAGTCGCGGGGCTGGTCAGCGCTGAGACCAAATCCCAACTGCAGCACCAGCGCCGCTGCCAGCGAGGCAATCATGGCCGAAATCTCCGACCACGCGTTGATGCGCCACCAGAACCAGCGGAGGATGTAGACGCCGCCGGTGCCGGCGCCCAAGGCAAGCAGCACGCGCCACGCGCCGGAGATAGTGTCCATGAACCCGGTAATCACGGCGGCGATCACCATCATCAGCACCGTCGCCAGGCGCGAGACGAGCACATAGTGCCGCTCGCTGGCCTCGGGTTTGAGAAATCGCCGGTAGAAATCGTTCACGATGTAGCTTGCTCCCCAGTTGATGGCTGTGCTGATTGTAGACATGAAGGCAGCAGCAAAGGCCACCAGCAGCAGCCCTCTGAAACCAACGGGGAGTACGCGTACCATGACGTGTACATACCCAGCTTCTTTGTCGGCAAGTCCGGGAAAGAGGACCATCGAAACCAAAGCCACGATGATCCACGGCCATGGCCGCAACGCGTAGTGGGCCACGTTGAACCACAGCGTCGCCAGCAAGGCGTGCTTTTCATCCCTGGTGGAAAGCATGCGCTGCGCCACCGAGCCGCCACCTCCTGGTTCCGCCCCCGGATACCACGCAGCCCACCACTGCACGCCAATGTACACCAGGAACGCCGACATGGGCATCCACGGCGAGCCAACCCTCGGGAAAAAGTCGAGCAGCGAGTGCTGAGCCCCGTACAGGGCAGCCAACTTCTGGGTGAGGCCGGACATCCCCCCAACCTCGTGCAAGGCTAAAAGCGCCAAGGCAATGGTGCCACCCATCGCCAAGCCGAACTGCACAAAGTCGGTGATGACTACACCCCACAGGCCCGACATCGTCGAATAGAGGACCGTGACAGCCACGCAGATGCCCACTGCCACCCAGCGGTCAACGCCAAGGCAGATGCCCAGAATCTTGGCCATGGCCAAGGTGACCCAGCCGATGACGATGCAGTTAATGGGGATAGCCAAGTACAGGGCGCGGAAGGCGCGGAGAACGGCCGCAGGCGTCCCGGCGTAGCGAACCTCGGTGAATTCCACGTCGGTGAGCACCCCCACTCGCCGCCAAAGGCGGGCGTAGAAAAACACGGTGAGCATGCCGCTCATCACAAAGTTCCACCACAGCCAGTTGCCGGCAATGCCGTTGCGTGCCACCAAGCCGGTGACCGCCAGTGGCGTGTCCGAAGCAAAGCTAGTCGCCACCATGGACGTGCCGGCCAGCCACCAGGGGAGACTTCTTCCGGAAACGAAAAAGTCGACCATGCTGCTCCCCGCCTTGTCCCGGTAGCGGAGGCCGATGGCCGTGACAAAGACGAAGTAAGCGATGACCAGCGTCCAGTCGATCCAGTGTACGGTCATGCGGAGCCTCTCTGCTCACCTGCAGCCACCCGATTGCGCAACACGCCCAACCCTTCGATTTCCGCCTCGACGAGGTCGCCGGCTTGCAGGGGCAGAGTGCCCTCCGGCGTTCCTGTGCAAAGAATGTCTCCAGGCGAGAGCGTCATGTGGCGGGAGACGTAGCTGACCAACTCCGGGATGGAAAAGACCATCTTGCCCACCGTGCTCTGCTGCCGCACCTGGCCGTTGACACGCAGCTCCATGCGCGCCTGCGCGATGGCGGGCAGCTCGTCCTTGGGCACCAGGTAAGGGCCCATGGG containing:
- a CDS encoding B12-binding domain-containing radical SAM protein codes for the protein MARLVLVNQWVEGISNNKPPLGLGYLVSYLKRYLGFGDVEVVNTGAGVFEQIRAARPEVVGFTAYSANYASVVRLVRRVKQELGVVTLMGGPHLTALPQSLDPCVDVGVIGEGEQTLLELMRLYLDKGKLSAADLASIAGIAFHADGEVHVTAPRAPIFPLDSIPMPDREALHIERFLKPSPILMNNEYLRGTTMLTSRGCPFKCIYCHVSAKWGRPRFHSAERVADEVELLVKRYGVQGIYIADDLFTANPTRVQRIIAGLDKRGVLGKVRFFADLRANLVNDRLMALLREMGVVKISLGLESGSDRVLAYLKGGDVTVAQNREAVAIANRHGIGCYCCFMLGAPNETREDIRLTQDLIKEILDAHPQNFCQVSVTTPLPGTALWEYAIARGIVSDTVDWRQFSLNPELSLQPDFYVNEEIPFAEFQKLVRQTVEIAGSRRLPAIMRNLSGHYVLQALRRPRLAARIVLDYLKHH
- a CDS encoding oligosaccharide flippase family protein, whose translation is MIFASIKRLAKHSAVYGVGYIISRFMAFLLLPLYTHFLTREEMGVTTIMFTYLAIFTILYTYGLNSAFLRFYIMEETEPGKKRIFSTAFLTLLASSFCFSLVLYLAANPVATLLFSAESRATGVPVDTVVRYGAIILFCDSLAILPFLVLRAEERSGRFVLFKSFNVLVNILLNVLLVAKMGRKVEGIFLANVLSSALTLAVLMPLVVSRMGRRFSRSDLRDLLAFGLPYMPSTLSVVILDTIDRPLLERLAGVDVAGLYGAGARIAIVMNLLVSAFSFAWHPFFLSMVKEENAKEVFSKVLTYLMVVCLGVFLLVSLFIDHLVRLKIGGFTLFGKEFWECTTVVPVLMLAYIPYAAHVNFLIGIYLEKKTGYLPLSTGLGMAANLAANFLLIPVMGMMGAAWARVIAYTVMAVVLYPIGQRLYPVPYEFGRIAKLGAVVAVIFFAGTRIDVPWGFAFHLVLMVLFPVLLKIVGFFDPREVAKVRSLFGGAGRGAPGVGEPVG
- a CDS encoding acyltransferase, which gives rise to MRVAFVQMDCLFGRREENLARAEALISSHDADLFVLPELFSSGYLFRSDEEVAAAAEQVPAGPTTRMLAALAARKKCHLVAGVPEAAADKVYNSAVLVGPQGVVALYRKTHLFAEEALWFAPGDTGFVVADIGQARLGLMICFDWIFPEAARTLALKGADILCHPSNLVLPYCQKAMTTRALENGVYAITANRIGVEERDGVRLRFTGGSQVVDPRGQVLLAADDTTETVGVVEIDPRVARNKLLTARNDLLADRRPELYELGGRAHDLR
- a CDS encoding nucleoside 2-deoxyribosyltransferase, with amino-acid sequence MTKSLGPDFERLRTTLFGGQADRVPLLELAIDLGVMGGYIGRKVETLKDQIDFFVAAGYDYIRLAPIVDFNPAKIQPKEGLRQSAASQSDRERTWSAEGAGVITTMEEFERYRWPRPEEIDYRNFEIVQELLPDGMKIIGQYGDIFTMVWERMGFETFSYALVENPELVARLFDTIGGIVYGMFATMADIPNVGALFYSDDIAFYSGLLCSPGVLRTYLFPWMRKIADLCRQRQMPFIYHTDGRLWEVMDDLIELGVNALQPIEPKAMDIREVKARYGHRLCLVGNVDVDLLARGTPDEVRKVTRELIRDVGPGGGYCVGSGNTVPNYVPVENFAAMVETVHKYGRYPLEV
- a CDS encoding Na+:solute symporter translates to MTVHWIDWTLVIAYFVFVTAIGLRYRDKAGSSMVDFFVSGRSLPWWLAGTSMVATSFASDTPLAVTGLVARNGIAGNWLWWNFVMSGMLTVFFYARLWRRVGVLTDVEFTEVRYAGTPAAVLRAFRALYLAIPINCIVIGWVTLAMAKILGICLGVDRWVAVGICVAVTVLYSTMSGLWGVVITDFVQFGLAMGGTIALALLALHEVGGMSGLTQKLAALYGAQHSLLDFFPRVGSPWMPMSAFLVYIGVQWWAAWYPGAEPGGGGSVAQRMLSTRDEKHALLATLWFNVAHYALRPWPWIIVALVSMVLFPGLADKEAGYVHVMVRVLPVGFRGLLLVAFAAAFMSTISTAINWGASYIVNDFYRRFLKPEASERHYVLVSRLATVLMMVIAAVITGFMDTISGAWRVLLALGAGTGGVYILRWFWWRINAWSEISAMIASLAAALVLQLGFGLSADQPRDFAVLMLVTVACSTVVWVTVTLLTPPVEEKTLVAFYQKARPGGPLWGPIRRKLGNPSPAERLWRDFLDWLAGCALVYTALFGIGKLVLGHTTVGLLLVAASIGAAVLLYWDLQRRGFAAVAR